The Polyangium spumosum genome includes a window with the following:
- a CDS encoding serine/threonine-protein kinase, translating to MALQIGQIYGGRYRVLRALGEGKHGPVYEGENVEIHRRVTLEELATSRLDRPASALAAFARDAQAASGVPSPHVDKILDDVEIPGVARVLVKEPREGVTLRDRMRERGRLDADEASRIGIQIARGLADALAAGVVHRALEPESVFLARGPLARAELVKVLDFGVAHIAEKQPPDHATPYTAPEQIRTTNEVDARADVYALGVILYECLAGQVPFPTSAEDELLFTIVMGDPAPIESIAPNVDPELATIVHKAMARDTRVRYQRPKDLAQALATFRARRGLGAVPEPLDPRTPSPSMSAPEDDDDLMIADHGTVIMDRKPGYPAARPAPPNPPPPPSHRQPPMSGPSPAGLPVLPSSITGLPPKAQPQPQKRLIALVGGSAFVIVFVLGAIIMMLVRLTRDTSEEAEAPAASTSAAPAKAPSAVLPTVAPLPASAEVEAPAVEEGSTRIITPPPTSTPNTRGATPVRTSPGTKSTGKRRISDDL from the coding sequence ATGGCTCTTCAGATCGGCCAGATCTACGGCGGCAGGTACCGCGTCCTTCGCGCGCTCGGCGAAGGCAAACACGGCCCCGTCTACGAGGGCGAAAATGTCGAGATCCATCGGCGCGTCACGCTCGAGGAGCTCGCTACGTCGCGGCTCGATCGCCCCGCCTCCGCCCTCGCCGCGTTCGCGCGTGACGCGCAGGCCGCGAGCGGCGTGCCCTCGCCGCACGTCGACAAGATCCTCGACGACGTGGAGATCCCCGGCGTCGCGCGTGTGCTCGTGAAGGAGCCACGCGAAGGGGTGACGTTACGCGACCGCATGCGCGAGCGTGGCCGCCTCGACGCCGACGAGGCGAGCCGCATCGGCATCCAGATCGCCCGCGGCCTCGCCGACGCACTTGCAGCCGGCGTCGTGCACCGCGCCCTCGAGCCCGAGAGCGTCTTCCTCGCGCGGGGCCCCCTCGCTCGCGCCGAGCTCGTCAAGGTCCTCGATTTCGGCGTGGCGCACATCGCGGAGAAGCAGCCGCCCGATCACGCCACGCCCTACACCGCCCCCGAGCAGATCCGCACCACGAACGAGGTCGACGCGCGGGCCGACGTCTACGCGCTCGGCGTGATCCTGTACGAGTGCCTCGCAGGTCAGGTCCCCTTCCCCACGAGCGCCGAAGATGAACTCCTCTTCACCATTGTGATGGGGGACCCAGCGCCCATCGAATCGATCGCGCCCAACGTCGACCCCGAGCTCGCGACGATCGTGCACAAGGCCATGGCGCGCGACACGAGGGTCCGGTATCAACGGCCCAAGGACCTCGCGCAGGCGCTCGCCACCTTCCGGGCTCGACGTGGCCTCGGCGCCGTCCCAGAGCCGCTCGACCCGCGCACCCCATCGCCCTCCATGAGCGCCCCCGAGGACGACGACGACCTGATGATCGCGGACCACGGCACGGTCATCATGGACCGGAAGCCGGGGTACCCCGCCGCGCGCCCGGCTCCGCCGAACCCGCCGCCGCCGCCGAGCCACAGACAACCGCCGATGTCGGGCCCTTCGCCCGCGGGGCTGCCCGTCCTGCCCTCGTCGATCACGGGCCTGCCGCCGAAGGCGCAGCCGCAGCCGCAAAAACGGCTCATCGCCCTCGTAGGCGGCTCGGCCTTCGTGATCGTGTTCGTCCTGGGCGCGATCATCATGATGCTCGTGCGCTTGACGCGAGACACGAGCGAGGAGGCAGAGGCGCCCGCGGCCTCCACGTCCGCGGCCCCCGCGAAGGCGCCCTCCGCCGTGTTGCCCACGGTCGCGCCGCTGCCTGCGAGCGCGGAGGTGGAGGCGCCGGCGGTGGAGGAGGGCTCCACGCGGATCATCACGCCGCCGCCGACGTCGACGCCGAACACGCGCGGCGCGACCCCCGTGCGTACGTCGCCGGGGACGAAGAGCACCGGCAAGCGCCGCATTTCGGACGACCTGTGA